The sequence GTCGTCGCGGCCTTCGCCGTCTCAGGCGGCGTGCTCGCTGCGCTCGCTTTGCACCGCGTTGTGCGCCGCGCCGAGCGAAGCTTCAGCGCGCTGGGCTTCGCGATCTTCTGTCTCCCCATCGTCACGACGATGATCGCTCTCGGCTTCACGCATGGACCATGGTGGCCCCTGCTCATGGCCGCTTTCGCCGTCGTCGGCTTTTACACGGAGTACTCCTACGGCCGCTCCATGAGTCTGTTTTTCGCACGCGGGCTGTGGCGCTACCAACGCTGGCCCATCGACGAGGGACACTCCAGTTTCGTCACGCTCCCCCTCTGGGCCCTGGGCGGCCTGTACTTCTACTTCATCACCGCCACCCTGGGCGTGTAGCTCGCGCGTGCTTCAGCTCGTTTGTTCGGCGGGCTTCAGCGTTGCTCGCGGCGGCGAGAGCACGGGCTTTTCGTTCGGCTCCACCAAGTTGCTGTGCAGCACCTTGGCAGGGGGCTTGCGCAAGTCGCGCACCAGGCCAAGCCAGGAGAGCACCTTCAGCACGTAGAAGCTGATGTCGATCTCCCACCAGAAGAACCCCTGGTTGGCGCTTGCTTGGTAGTAGTGGTGGTTGTTGTGCCACCCCTCACCCAAGGTGACGAGGGCGAAGAACAGCGAGTTGCGGCTGGTGTCGGTGGTGCGGTAGCGGCGGCGACCCCAGATGTGGGTGAAGGAGTTGATGGTGAAGGTGCCGTGGTAGAGCAGCACCGTCGACAGGAAGAAGCCGCCAAAGAGTGCACTCGGCCCGCCCAGCAAAAAGCAGGCGAGACCCAGTAGCGTCGCCGGCAGTAGGTGGAAGCGGTTCAGGAAGCGCAGCTCGGGGTACTTCGCGAAGTCCTTGATGCGATGAATCGGCGTCTCTTCGTACTTGTTGCACAAGATCCAACCGACATGGCTCCACCAGAAACCTTTGCGCGGAGAATGCACGTCTTGATCCGTGTCGCTGTACTTGTGGTGGTCGCGGTGATGCCCCGCCCACCAGAGCACGCCCTTCTGCGCGGCCATGCCGCCGCCGAAGGCCATCAGGAACTGCATGATGCGACCCATCTTGTAGGAACGATGAGCGAAGTAGCGGTGATAGCCGGCCGTGATGAAGAACATGCGAAGCACGTACAGGCCGAAGCACAAGAGCACGTCCCGCAGGGTGATCCCGGTCCAGATCAGTCCTAGGGGCAGCAGGTGTATCAGGATGAAGGGAATGCTCTTGACCCAGTCGATCCGTTCATCCGCGGCGCGCTCGAGGTGGTAGTTGGCGTCCATCGCCTCCAAAGCTAGCGAACGCTCTGTCAGGATTTGGCCACAGCTGCGTCACTATTCGCCTGATTTCAAGTACTTAGCGAACTGACAGTGCCCGCGACGAGCGGCAAACGTAACCGGACGCCGGGGCACGCGTAGGCTGAGGACGACCATGAACCGCCGAGGATTCCACCACCTGCTCTTGTCGGCTCTGGCGGGAGCCTTCGCCGGCGGCCTGCCGGGGTGCAACAAGAGCGACAAGTCCCCCGGCGCCACCACCGCCACCTCCGAAAAGCCGCCCTACGCCGCCCCGGAGAAAGCCGACCTGTTTGGCGGCACCTGCGTGCGCGACGAACCGGGCTGCAAGCGACCCAAGGAAGTCGCCATCCTCGCGGGTGGCTGCTTTTGGGGCATGGAAGAGATCTTGCGCAAGATCCCTGGCGTCATCGCCACCGAGGTTGGCTACAGCGGCGGCACCACCGGGGCCCCGGGCTACGAGCAGGTCAAGACCGGCGAGACGGGGCACGCTGAGTCCGTGCGCATCGCCTTCAATCCCGAAAAACTCAGCTACGAGACTCTGCTCGAGCAGTGGTTCTTCCGCATGCACGACCCCACGACCGTCAACCGTCAGGGCAACGACATCGGCACTCAATACCGCTCGGCGATCTTCTACCTGACCCCGGAACAGAAGCGTATCGCCGAGAAGGTCAAGCGGCGGGTAAACGAGAGCGGGAAGTGGTCGGCCCCCGTGGTCACGGAAATCACGCCAGCGTCCTCCTTCACGCGGGCCGAGACCTATCACCAGAAGTACCTGAAGAACAATCCGACCGGCTACACCTGCCACTACCTGCGGGACTGAGGGGACCGCGTCGCCCCAATTCAACTTTGGCCTCCGAATTGGTAATGTGGGGCCGATGAAGATCCAACGCATCGGAGTGATGACCGGCGGGGGCGACTGCCCTGGTCTCAACGCAGTGCTCCGCGCCGTCGTGCGCACCGCCACGCGTCAGTACGGCTGGCAGGTGCTCGGCATCGAGGACGCCTTCAACGGACTGATCGACCTGGACTATCGCGGCCCGAACGGGAATCGCTGGCTCGATCAGGACAGCGTCGAGGATTTGATCCGGCGAGGTGGAACGTTCATCGGAACGTCCAATCGCTCGGATCCGTTTCGCTTCCCGGTCCAACGCGACGGCAACTTGGTGGAAGAAGACGTCTTCGACAAAGTGCTCGAGAACTACAAGCAACTCGGCCTGGATGCACTCATCAGCGTGGGCGGCGACGGCTCCATGGGCATTGCGTCGAAAGCCATTGCCCGTGGCATGACCAACATCGTCGGCGTGCCGAAAACCATCGACAACGACCTGGGCAGCACGGACACCACTTTCGGCTTCGACACGGCAGTCAACGTGGCCACCGAAGCCATCGATCGTCTGCGCGACACCGCTGAGAGTCATGATCGCGTGATGTTGGTCGAGGTGATGGGCCGCAATGCCGGCTGGATTGCGCTGCACGCGGGCCTCGCGGGGGGTGCGCACGCCATTCTGATCCCGGAGATCCCCTATCAACTCGAACCCATTGCCGCGAAGATCCGCGAGCGGCGCGTGACGGGGCACCCCTACAGTATCGTGGTCGTGGCCGAGGGCGCACGACCCTTGGCGGGAGTGGAGAGCTTGTTCGGCAAGCGGGAAGTCGGCGCGATGGACCGCCTGTTTGGTGCAGCAGCCCGAGTGGCCGAAGGGCTGCACGCCATGATCAAACTGGAGCTTCGCTACACCGTGCTTGGACATTTGCAGCGTGGCGGAAGCCCCACGGCCTTCGATCGCATCCTCGGCAGTCGTTATGGCGAACAAGCCGTGCATTTGATCGCCCGCGGGCAGTTCGGGCACATGGTTTCCCTGCGCAACGGGGAGATCCTTTCAGTCCCCATCGCTGATGCGGTGACCGAACCGAAGCGCGTGACCCCGACGGACCCGCTGGTACAGACCGCGCGGTCTTTGGGCGTCGTATTCGGCGACGAGGAGATCAAGCGGGCGGATTATCCAAGCCTCTCGCCGAAGTAGCCGCTGCTGCTTCTGGAGATCGGGACCGCCGGGTCCCCCGGTATGGCGATTGCAGTGAAGCTGTAACGCCATGGGAACTCGAACCGGCTTCACCTCAACAAACAACGGCTTTTCTGGCTCCTGCGCGGCAACCGCGGTCGAGCGGTGCGGTATGGAACATCCCACCAGCGGTCCGGGCCGCCCCGCCGCCCACCCCAGGGCCACGCCTCGCCCGGAGAGCGGGTCATGAACGCGGCGGCGCAGTTTCTCGATCCAGAGGAGTCCTCCTCCGTCCGCGAGGTCGGCAGCGGCCACTACCGGATCTTGTCGCGTATCGCGAGCGGCGGAATGGCGTCGGTGTACCTGGGGCATCGCGTCGGGGTCGAGGGCTTCTCGCGTACCGTCGCCATCAAGAAGCTCCACCCCGCCTACGCGGAGGATCCCGAGTTCGTGGACATGCTGCTCGACGAGGCACGCATCGCCGCGCGCATCCGACATCCGAACGTCGTCGCCACCCTGGACGTGGAGCGCAGCGGCCGCGACGTCGCCCTGATCATGGAGTACGTCGAAGGCGCGCCGCTCTCGCATCTGATGCGCAGCGCAGCGCAGATGCAGTGCCTGCCTTCGCCAGCAATCGCGACAGGCATCATCGTGCAAGTGCTACAGGGCTTGCACGCTGCTCATGAGGCATGCGGGGAAGACGGCCTGCCCATGCAGATCGTGCATCGCGACGTTTCACCCCAGAACATCATGCTCGGAACCGAGGGCATCGTACGAGTCGTCGACTTCGGCATCGCCAAGGCCGCCTCTCGCGTGTCGAGTACCCGCGGCGGCCAGGTGAAAGGCAAGCTGCGCTACCTCTCGCCCGAGCAGGTATCCGGCCAGCCCGTCGACCGACGCTCGGACCTCTTCTCCACTGCCATCGTGCTTTGGGAATGCCTCACAGGTCGGCGCTTGTTCGACGGCCAGAGCCCTGGTGAGATCATGGCGCGCATCCTGGCCGACGACGTACCGTCGCCCGCGCGCTTCGCGAAGGTCAGCAGTGAGCTCGGCCGCGTCGTGCTACGCGCCCTCTCCTACGCAGCGGATGAGCGTTTTGTCACGGCGCGGGACATGGCGCGCGCCCTGGCACTCGCCGAACCTCCTGCCAGCACGATCGAAATCGGTGCCTGGGTCGAGCGGGTCTCGGGCCAGGTACTCAAGGAACGCGCCCAGGGGGTGGCTCGGGCAGAGCAGAGCGGCTTCACGGACTCGACGCCGAGTCGGCCCTGCGTCGTGCCCTCGCCCGAACACTCCCTGCGCGCGATGCTGCGACAGAGCAGCGGAGGCCCCGCGAACGAAGCGGACGACGCCGAGGTGCACGAATGGACGGCCCGCACGGCGAGAGCGCGCACCCAGCGACTGGCGCTCCTGGGTTCCGTCGCTGCGTTGCTCGTGATCGTCACCGTGGTGCTCGTCGCAGCGCTATCCGGATCATCATCGACGGTCGTGTCGCGCACCACCTTCGGACGCGCCACCAGCCTCAGCGCCGTGCTGACACCGAAGGTCGAGCCGAAGACCACGCCCGCGCGACATCGTCAGGGCGCCACCCGAGCGACCTCGGACTCCACCCGCAGCGCGCGCGCCGAGCGCCGCGCGGAAGCATGCAGCCCGCCCTATTACCTAGACGCAGACGGCAACAAGCGATTTCGCCGGGAGTGTTTCTGATGCTGAAGCAATTTCTGACGCTGAATCGGGTGTGTTGGGCCGTCGCCTGTCTCACTTGGTCGACGCTCGGCTTGGCGGCCAACGCGTCGGAGCAGTGCATCGAAGCTCATGAGAGTGGCCTGAAGCTACGCTCGCGAGGTCGGCTACTCGAAGCGGCGTCAGCACTGAATCGCTGCGCCGCGCAGAGCTGTCCACGAATGATCCGCAAGGAGTGTGCATCCCTCGCCGAAGCAGTGCGCCAAGAGATCCCGTCGCTGGGCCTGAACGTCACCGACGCCTCGGGCGACGTCGTGGTTCCCCGCAAGGTCGAGGTCGACGGGGAGCACATGTCGGACGCCATCGACCGCGCGCTGCAATTCGACCCCGGGGAACACTCCCTACGCATCGAGCTGAAGGACGGCCGCGTACTGCTTCGCAAGGTGCAGCTGAAAGCCGGCGAAGGCACGATGCGACTCGAACTGGTGTTCCCTGCAAAGCCGAAGCGCGCCAGTCCGCGCCCCCGCAAGATCGTGCCGCGAGCGGCCACGCAGAGTCGCACTAGTCCCTGGTTTTGGCTCTCCATGGGCGCCGGCGTCGCCGCGCTGTCGTCCTTTGCCTACTTCGCCAACGAAGGGCGAACGAAGGAGCAAGAACTGCAGCAGAGCTGCGCCCCGCGCTGCTCGCAAGCCGACGCCGACAGCATGCGACGCAGCTACCTGATCGCCGACCTATCGCTCCTCGGCGCCGCCGGCGCCTTCGGCACCGCTGGCTACCTCTACTTCACCGCCTCCCCCACGGCGACGAGCAAAGAAGACCGCGGGGCGATGGTGCGTGTGGGGGGGCGGTTCTAGGAACTCAGCCCAAAGAAGTACAAGGGGCTGGTTCCTGAGCGCCTTGCCTTCGTGCTGGTGCCTACTACCTTCGGTCTGCGCCTCGCACCTTCCGTCTACATCAAGAACCACAAGGCGAAGCCGACGCCCATCACGAGCAGCAACACCACGGGAATGGCGAAGGCCAGGACCGTGATCCACATCGCGCGCTTGATGGCCTTGTCGGTTTGAGCGGCTTGGAAGCGACCGAAGGACGGATCGAGGGGCGCGCCGAACTGATAGCCGATCTGGGGCACTTGGCCCGGGGGTAGCCCGGGGTACTGCGCGCCGATGCGATCGGCCAGGACCTTGTTCACGAGGACGGCGTGCTCGGCCGCACGCGCGTGGTGCTTCAAGACGTTGTGACAGTACGGACAGTTCGGGCGGGTCATGTCCTCCAGGGACAGATTGGCGCCACAGTGTTCACAGTTCATGGCGCTACAGCTTGACCACCGCGTTTTCGGGGATCCATTGCTGGGATCCATTCTCGAACTGCACCAGGTACTGCCCCGGCGCGGCCTGCATCACGCTGCCGGGATACTGGTTGCCGTCGGACCACTTCACTCCCACGCGCGAACCCGCGACGATGCCACCGGTCATGAACGCGGCAGCCTGGCCGAAGCCAAAGCCAATGGGGTTCTGCATGATCGCAGCCTGCGCTTGCTGCGCCTGGATCATGGCTGGATTCTGCATGGCGGCAGCGACGGGATCCATGGACGCCTGAGCCTGCAGGGCAGCGGCGTTGGGTTGAGCCATGGCCGCTGCCGAAGAGTCGCGGGTGAGCTGGACCTTGCGTGGGGGCGCGCCGCCGCGGATGCGGGCCTCCTCTTGGCTCACGTGGCCGTGGTGTCCGGCGTACTGCATCATGTTGGCGCCCATGGTCTGGGTCCATGCGCCTGCGGCCTCGGCCCACTCGCTGCTGCTGACTCCGATCGCCTCCATGGCGGCCTCGTAGCCGTAGATCTTGATCATCGCTGCGCCGTGGCAGTAGTCCTCGTAGCTCACGCGGGCGGCGCCACCTTTGCGCTTGGCGAGGGCGGCTTGGTACATGGGCATGAACGCCGTTGCCACTCGGCCCATCAGGGACATGTCCTGCATCCGGGCCGTCCACCCCGCTTTGGCGGCTTCGTAGTCGGCTTCGCTGACGCCCTCCTGCGCCAGGATCTGCGCGACAGCTTGCTTGTCCTTTTCCTTGCCATCGAGGGCGGCGCCGAGATCGGCGTAGCGCTCGAGTGAAATGCCATTGATGGGT comes from Polyangiaceae bacterium and encodes:
- a CDS encoding serine/threonine-protein kinase: MNAAAQFLDPEESSSVREVGSGHYRILSRIASGGMASVYLGHRVGVEGFSRTVAIKKLHPAYAEDPEFVDMLLDEARIAARIRHPNVVATLDVERSGRDVALIMEYVEGAPLSHLMRSAAQMQCLPSPAIATGIIVQVLQGLHAAHEACGEDGLPMQIVHRDVSPQNIMLGTEGIVRVVDFGIAKAASRVSSTRGGQVKGKLRYLSPEQVSGQPVDRRSDLFSTAIVLWECLTGRRLFDGQSPGEIMARILADDVPSPARFAKVSSELGRVVLRALSYAADERFVTARDMARALALAEPPASTIEIGAWVERVSGQVLKERAQGVARAEQSGFTDSTPSRPCVVPSPEHSLRAMLRQSSGGPANEADDAEVHEWTARTARARTQRLALLGSVAALLVIVTVVLVAALSGSSSTVVSRTTFGRATSLSAVLTPKVEPKTTPARHRQGATRATSDSTRSARAERRAEACSPPYYLDADGNKRFRRECF
- a CDS encoding acyl-CoA desaturase — encoded protein: MDANYHLERAADERIDWVKSIPFILIHLLPLGLIWTGITLRDVLLCFGLYVLRMFFITAGYHRYFAHRSYKMGRIMQFLMAFGGGMAAQKGVLWWAGHHRDHHKYSDTDQDVHSPRKGFWWSHVGWILCNKYEETPIHRIKDFAKYPELRFLNRFHLLPATLLGLACFLLGGPSALFGGFFLSTVLLYHGTFTINSFTHIWGRRRYRTTDTSRNSLFFALVTLGEGWHNNHHYYQASANQGFFWWEIDISFYVLKVLSWLGLVRDLRKPPAKVLHSNLVEPNEKPVLSPPRATLKPAEQTS
- a CDS encoding ATP-dependent 6-phosphofructokinase, which gives rise to MKIQRIGVMTGGGDCPGLNAVLRAVVRTATRQYGWQVLGIEDAFNGLIDLDYRGPNGNRWLDQDSVEDLIRRGGTFIGTSNRSDPFRFPVQRDGNLVEEDVFDKVLENYKQLGLDALISVGGDGSMGIASKAIARGMTNIVGVPKTIDNDLGSTDTTFGFDTAVNVATEAIDRLRDTAESHDRVMLVEVMGRNAGWIALHAGLAGGAHAILIPEIPYQLEPIAAKIRERRVTGHPYSIVVVAEGARPLAGVESLFGKREVGAMDRLFGAAARVAEGLHAMIKLELRYTVLGHLQRGGSPTAFDRILGSRYGEQAVHLIARGQFGHMVSLRNGEILSVPIADAVTEPKRVTPTDPLVQTARSLGVVFGDEEIKRADYPSLSPK
- the msrA gene encoding peptide-methionine (S)-S-oxide reductase MsrA, giving the protein MNRRGFHHLLLSALAGAFAGGLPGCNKSDKSPGATTATSEKPPYAAPEKADLFGGTCVRDEPGCKRPKEVAILAGGCFWGMEEILRKIPGVIATEVGYSGGTTGAPGYEQVKTGETGHAESVRIAFNPEKLSYETLLEQWFFRMHDPTTVNRQGNDIGTQYRSAIFYLTPEQKRIAEKVKRRVNESGKWSAPVVTEITPASSFTRAETYHQKYLKNNPTGYTCHYLRD